The Apis mellifera strain DH4 linkage group LG3, Amel_HAv3.1, whole genome shotgun sequence genome includes the window TaatcatagaatatatatgaaatgaaagtttttaactgaatatatatatatatatatatatatatatatatatatatatatatatatattatatataattatatataatttattatatataaatattctaagtttataattaatttattataaaataatgaatttttttaatttttaaagttcactaaaaatcaaattagctaaaattcaatgaaaaagaaaaaagaaatataatataacaataattaaattagttcacaaaaaaatgatttggaaaattcaattaattaagaaataaaatagagaatacTTACGGCATATACGCGAGAGCACCTTATAGACGCtttgaaatgattttgtattatttttcccttttaaaCGCATCACTACCACCACATTTTCAcgtgatttattattacttgatACCGCTTTTTATTTGGTTCATCCCTTTCTCGATTCTACCAATTAGTCACTAATTCAGTATAAGAAATCTGACATATGTCAAATAACCTATTTAGTATATGAAAGTAGCTACAAAAGAATTactaatatgtatgtatattcatGCTATATACAAAACAATATATGAACATCAACAAACACAAGTTATTAATATCTgctaaacataaaattatatattctatttataatagaaaaaaacagatttttttctttatttctatatatcaaaattaaaatttcttattcactCATTCTACTCGATTTTAGTAATTCAATTATGAGTTCATTGCCTTACAGTTATGCCAACAatacaattgaataatattattttatgaaagtaatcaaaataaatatacaatacttttcattttattcaatcttttgttataaatataatttctatatatataatttctatatatactatatatctaatgaataaatattttaattttttaaattagatttaattgaatattggtACGAATGATGTTTTACTTTTAGCCCCATTCATtatgaaaaggaaatataaatcatCTTGTTCTCAtcaaaattaagttttatatatcgttactttaaaataccattctttcgaattaaaaaaaaattaatttttgcttttattttttacatattacataaaaaaaattgtttttcttttattattatttaaaatgtcaaatatttcaaggaaaaggaaaactcCATCAAAATTAAAGgtgattcattattatattttttaacatatttaaaaatattttagatttctatttctttacaGACCATGGGTAATCATGATGACTTTTTAAATCGTATATCTAAATCGCTTTATTATGCAAAACTGCCAGTGACTGATTGCCTCAGTTTACCTGTTACTGGTTagtattactaatattttttaatttttatatatatatatatgaatatatatatattttttattgattaaattatattaaataaaaaaaaagttataaatattttataattttatgttttaattatattaatatattttataaatattatttaaattaaaaataatttatatttttttataacctatatgttattatttcttatttatttgttttttatatatttgataaatttattataataatctaaaagaatacttaatgttttaataatgttacataaataagaaaatattttttattaaatatacatgattatataataaaaatttattcttagaaTTGGCAGCAGAATTATTCACTGAAGTGAAGAGTGGTTATACACTTGAAAGATTAGATGTAGAAGAGGCTAGTAGAATTTCTAGAAATGCATGTGTATCACCATGTTCTCTTGTTTTGGCATTGTTATATTTGGAGAGATTAAAAGATTGTAATCCAGAATATCTTCAACAAGTGGCACCTTCTGAGCTCTTCCTTGTTTCTTtggtattatttcaattattatataaaattatattttcaagaaatattatttaaaatgtatattatgattttttctattttacagATGGTGgctagtaaatttttaaacgatgagGGAGAAGATGATGAAGTTTTCAATACTGAATGGGCACAATCAGCTGATTTGactatattacaaataaatcggttagaaaaagattttcttaaaGCTAttgtaagtaaattaatattaatttatattattttatatatatattttataaatttatgatcaattataattttaaaatttatgatttatttattaattttattattatttattaattaggaTTGGACTGTTTTTGTTCATAATCAAGATTTTTGGGAAAGATTGCAGAAATTAGAAAGAGATATAGCTTATAAGGAAGCACAAAAAAGAGGCTGGTTTTCATATACAGAATTAAGTTGTCTAATGAATTCAATGCAATTAATTGCAGTAGCACATGCTGTAGTAAATGTATCATCTATTTGCTTAGCAACATATACTGCAGGAGTAGTTACTCTTTTAGGTTCTGCTTTAGTTGCAAGCTATCTTCCAGGAACAGTACTTAACAATCCAAGACAAGTAACTAATTCTACAGATATTATGAAAGCAGATTTTAATTCAGAGATGGATATAACATCAcctatcgaaattttatcagaaaatGTTTTAACAACAGATTTTATATCTacttctttcttattaaattgcaATCAGTCTCAACAGAATTGTGAACATATTAAAATCCACAAGATTACTAATGTAAATTGGAGATGGTTAAGTTCTATAATGATCTGGTTACCACAACATTCAGATATGgaatcaaaaaaatcattgcaaACAACAATCGATAAAACCAAACATGTAGACACATCAATAACTACCAAATTTCTATTTGATGTTACTATATCAGATGAacctttaataaaattctggaaacaaattttgagcatagatttgaaaatatttttgcatgaCTGGCGATATTAcgcaaattatattacaaaatttacatttgatCATCagcattgaatattatatattaatatattaaacatttatcaaaatatattatttttattaaaaaagttttcaaaaaagaaaaatatatattttttctactaACTTGTAATTCATAAAAACTTCTATACtaacaaaatcattttttcaataaagaatatgaaatatttatggaagtattaatttttttatactataataacCTTAAAATACaagttttacaaatattcttagacaataataataataattgataataggATTAGGATATAAgacataaaatgatttattttttacttttgctACTTATACAGCTTTggtaatacattattattatatatatgtatattcatctTACAGagattaatgttatatattacacaAACATTATGAttgtcattaaattaatattgcgaataattacgaaatttcAAGTCAcaaggatatttaaaaaattatctaaatagataattctttttttattataatttaatatatacaatttcaatcattgttatgaaaataggaaaaaattggaataggTGTCATTCCAATAATACAACCAACTGTAACTCCAATAACTCGCccctaaattaaaatttttttctaagttTCCTTATTTGatgtaaatcattaaaaagtaaaatagatATACCATGTTAGCAGCTGCTTTTGTTTTACGAAGATTTAATTGCATAGGTGTAAGTTTTGGTGCTTTAAAACCAACACTTTGAGCAAAACGTTCTACATAGTCTACAGATCCAATTCCTATTATATCAGATATTGTATTTCCTAAAGCGGCAGCCGTCATAgttgaaattggaaattttttacttaacaTCATCTCAATTTGATCTCCCTGAAATGAtgacattattaatttcaatataaatgatatatattcattatacataCAGCAACTATCATGATGAAATTGTCAAGAAAACCGAAACCAATGAATGGAATTGCATTTGAAATCGTAACtgcaaaaatatacatttttatatatttatatacatatatataattaatattatatattttatattttataatactataattaaatattctttgtaataaaagatatattataattttctattatataaattattttattatgcatatatttttaaaaaatattttattttattaaatattaaagtatttaaaaattcatacctAAAATTAGATCTTTTGTAGATGGTTCTGGAACAGTTTCAACTGtaataggaaagaaaaaaatttgaagatatgTCCTTTTATaacatagaataataataattaattaatataataagtatctgtaaaaattgaaatttgtttttaatatttataacatatagaattataaaaattcatgcatttatttttttagacacacacacacacacacatatatatatatatatatatataccatttataaaatacaattttaaataataatttcataaattatttattcaaatattaaataacagtatacaatataaacaaaatacttgataatattaattacttaataataaataaaaatctataggaaaattagttaattaattaaatacacaaaattttgaaaaataaaattttattcaaataaaaatacattttttttttaattttatctaaaaaatacttacattaaatttgttaaacaatataatatataaatatattaaatatatcagtaTTAGTAATAAGTACTAGATATATActaatacttaatattataaaattttataaaacatattctaCATTGAGAAAAGGGTATTTATAGAGCCAtgcaaaaacataaaatatataaaaattgagaataaaaaggtaataaaaaaaacaaaatgtaatGGAAagttatcttaataattttgtttatataatgaaaatttctaaaattatttacctaaatgttcaatttatttttatatgggTATCTTGCTGCATTCATTATGTTCATTGTTGAATTAATAGATGAAACTCATTATAAAgttcttgtaaaaaatatgcatttttCAAAGTGTTCAATATCTTAAatcataaatgtatttaaattattttatgaaattataagaattattatttaataaaataacatatatatatatttattaaaaagatatgaaatacaaattgaaatataaaaaacatttgcaaagaaatgttttttttattaaatttacaaatatttatcattatatattatgttcttatattgaataaatttatagtttctataattgaaaaaatatgtgatataaaaatataatttaaataattttaattgcatataatattattgtgtatattgtgttaaaaataaaatgtatatgtaatgtaatatattacctAAGTGTGGTTCTATAGTTGTCTTTTTAAAACATCCAGAAAGTTCAGTCAGAATAGaggaagtaaataaaataattaaaacacataattgtatgaaatatatagttcaatttaataaaatggacTTACAGATTGATATCCATGTGGAGTGTGcgatggaagaaaattttttatactgttaaaaaatagtgaaaattaTACTGAATcacaatatgataataataaatattttcacttttaaaattcaaattactaagaataacataaaatttatgtattttaataatattaaaattaatttaccttTTTAAgttgcaaattaatttaataatataagaaagttatattttgatttattattatgaattgttATTTACTAATCATTAgagagaaattagaaaaattaaaatgttttcaaattcCTACCATACTTGCGCATAAGCCAATCTTCAGGAACAGGACAATATGTGCCTGTAGGATCCACATTTTTTAATGATGGTATTTTACTAGGCCTTCCAAGTTTATTGCACCATCGAAAAGCAGCTAATTGacctcaaataaataaaaaaattacatatataaataaaagttttatataataagtatatatataatgagtttttaaaattgatatcaaaattaatattgattatgataatttttatgaaaaataattacgttGATATCCAGCTCTATCTTCTTCtgatttatattcttcaagagtttttaaaaaaagctcTCGTTCTTCtgaattaaatttggaaactattttttttattttgtcctTTGTTAAAgagttagaaaaatttattttgttttctgtGCTATAGCATGTCCTTGGTATAACCCATGTATTAACGACAAACGAGAATACAGAATGTTTTtctaacagaaaattattcatgcaatataatttttgacgacaataataaaatcgcgACATTCTTCTgctaaaatacataatttctcgcgtagtaaataatatttgattagttAAAGCCGCAatcattaaacatatttttatgaaaatttcttttcgttatatatatactttaaataaaatttatatgattatgaaGACatgtacaatattaatataacatatacatttaaaatcaataatttgaattgttcaataataaattttataatactgttaaatatttaatatatgtagtACATATCgtaataaactaaaatttagataaactaGCAATGACTCAATTCTATACTAATGTCAAATcatggaatatatatgtaacatataACACTAatgcttaaaaattaaagaattagaaaattattaaagatttaagaaaattacattACTAAATAACAATagacttaattaattataataatttatttttcaaatatgagttttaatttacaaattaataaataacataaacatatataacatataaatataaattattatgatatatgaaaagaatttgcaataattttattataaattatatataagtacatACTTAagtaatgtattaaataatatatatgtatataataatattaaataatgtatattattgaataatgtgtaatatattaaaattagtcacagtataattatattaaatatttcgaaaaattattgtaattataaaaattataatttataattatatatatgtgtattatatatatatgtatatatgtattataattcatagtttgagaaaaatttatataaatttgaaaaaggaaaatgtttaaaaaattgttaaatgtttaatttgagaaagttatataaaattaaaaaagaaaaatgtttaaaaactatttttttatttataaattacaatattttgaataatttattaattatttcttaatttaatataattatgcatCATCTTTCTAATCGTACTGTTTTTATACATGGTCTTCCATATCTACGTTTAGCTTCATCAATAAAGGCATTTTCCATTTGTCTTacgatttcattaaaaaacaaatttgataaatgtgaataaataatcgacttaaattcaaatgataaagaaaaatcaataacgCAGGTTTgagcattattttttaatcctggACTGAAAAGccataatgtatttaaatgattaaataatctaCCATCTGAACATTCGGCTTTTACTAAATGTGGACGCATTGTCGTTACTATTGATGTATAACTTTCATTTATAGGTGGGAAACCTATTACCAGATTAGCTTTGAGCATATCGTCACTTTTGAATATAACATcggattttttacaaaatggaACAAactctttataattttgtacatCAGCTACAACACTGTATATTTGATCCATTGAAAATCTgtgttataaacaattttttaaaatattttctatttattcataagaaattattcatttttagacTCACCCTATTAATTTACGACCTTcatattcttttgttttcaTAATATCAGCCATATACATTCGttctatatattgtttattaaaattgcacttattttgaaatattgcgctttcaaataataaaatacgtcTGAAAATAGTATtacttttttgatttaaaattcaattataaaaattattgaaattctttgaatatataaataatttcatggcgttaattgaaatattcgtagtatattcattaattacatatataaattatatgcttcatttatattattatatttatatcattaattatatcatcattaatgaaattaatgattttaaaattatgataaaaaatatatgatcaaatgatatataatgacttttttcaatttttataaaaatatatttacataaaaatatttaaaagcgctttcaaataaaatatatatatatatatatatatatatatatattgtatatatttgttattaggttatgtattataataatttttttatttaattacaatattgacttttatttttaaaatatatttaatctatattatagcaataataaatttatttaaaataattttagaaaaataattcaattttcaaatatgataaagtaataatgaaacaatatGAAACATAacctatacatataaataatacaaaatttatattatttacatatacatatagaaaatttaaataattacaatcgaaagaa containing:
- the LOC551215 gene encoding uncharacterized protein LOC551215 isoform X3 gives rise to the protein MIAALTNQILFTTREIMYFSRRMSRFYYCRQKLYCMNNFLLEKHSVFSFVVNTWVIPRTCYSTENKINFSNSLTKDKIKKIVSKFNSEERELFLKTLEEYKSEEDRAGYQRQLAAFRWCNKLGRPSKIPSLKNVDPTGTYCPVPEDWLMRKYVETVPEPSTKDLILVTISNAIPFIGFGFLDNFIMIVAGDQIEMMLSKKFPISTMTAAALGNTISDIIGIGSVDYVERFAQSVGFKAPKLTPMQLNLRKTKAAANMGRVIGVTVGCIIGMTPIPIFSYFHNND
- the LOC551215 gene encoding uncharacterized protein LOC551215 isoform X2 → MIAALTNQILFTTREIMYFSRRMSRFYYCRQKLYCMNNFLLEKHSVFSFVVNTWVIPRTCYSTENKINFSNSLTKDKIKKIVSKFNSEERELFLKTLEEYKSEEDRAGYQRQLAAFRWCNKLGRPSKIPSLKNVDPTGTYCPVPEDWLMRKYEPHLVETVPEPSTKDLILVTISNAIPFIGFGFLDNFIMIVAGDQIEMMLSKKFPISTMTAAALGNTISDIIGIGSVDYVERFAQSVGFKAPKLTPMQLNLRKTKAAANMGRVIGVTVGCIIGMTPIPIFSYFHNND
- the LOC725060 gene encoding coenzyme Q-binding protein COQ10 homolog B, mitochondrial, with protein sequence MYRRILLFESAIFQNKCNFNKQYIERMYMADIMKTKEYEGRKLIGFSMDQIYSVVADVQNYKEFVPFCKKSDVIFKSDDMLKANLVIGFPPINESYTSIVTTMRPHLVKAECSDGRLFNHLNTLWLFSPGLKNNAQTCVIDFSLSFEFKSIIYSHLSNLFFNEIVRQMENAFIDEAKRRYGRPCIKTVRLER
- the LOC551215 gene encoding uncharacterized protein LOC551215 isoform X4; translation: MIAALTNQILFTTREIMYFSRRMSRFYYCRQKLYCMNNFLLEKHSVFSFVVNTWVIPRTCYSTENKINFSNSLTKDKIKKIVSKFNSEERELFLKTLEEYKSEEDRAGYQRQLAAFRWCNKLGRPSKIPSLKNVDPTGTYCPVPEDWLMRKYEPSTKDLILVTISNAIPFIGFGFLDNFIMIVAGDQIEMMLSKKFPISTMTAAALGNTISDIIGIGSVDYVERFAQSVGFKAPKLTPMQLNLRKTKAAANMGRVIGVTVGCIIGMTPIPIFSYFHNND
- the LOC551256 gene encoding protein CNPPD1 encodes the protein MSNISRKRKTPSKLKTMGNHDDFLNRISKSLYYAKLPVTDCLSLPVTELAAELFTEVKSGYTLERLDVEEASRISRNACVSPCSLVLALLYLERLKDCNPEYLQQVAPSELFLVSLMVASKFLNDEGEDDEVFNTEWAQSADLTILQINRLEKDFLKAIDWTVFVHNQDFWERLQKLERDIAYKEAQKRGWFSYTELSCLMNSMQLIAVAHAVVNVSSICLATYTAGVVTLLGSALVASYLPGTVLNNPRQVTNSTDIMKADFNSEMDITSPIEILSENVLTTDFISTSFLLNCNQSQQNCEHIKIHKITNVNWRWLSSIMIWLPQHSDMESKKSLQTTIDKTKHVDTSITTKFLFDVTISDEPLIKFWKQILSIDLKIFLHDWRYYANYITKFTFDHQH
- the LOC551215 gene encoding uncharacterized protein LOC551215 isoform X1, with protein sequence MIAALTNQILFTTREIMYFSRRMSRFYYCRQKLYCMNNFLLEKHSVFSFVVNTWVIPRTCYSTENKINFSNSLTKDKIKKIVSKFNSEERELFLKTLEEYKSEEDRAGYQRQLAAFRWCNKLGRPSKIPSLKNVDPTGTYCPVPEDWLMRNIKNFLPSHTPHGYQSTTIEPHLVETVPEPSTKDLILVTISNAIPFIGFGFLDNFIMIVAGDQIEMMLSKKFPISTMTAAALGNTISDIIGIGSVDYVERFAQSVGFKAPKLTPMQLNLRKTKAAANMGRVIGVTVGCIIGMTPIPIFSYFHNND